Below is a genomic region from Neisseria arctica.
ATACGGGGGCATCATTAATGCCGTCTCCCACCATCAGCACTTTTCGATTTTGCCGTTGCAGCGTTTCCACATAAGCCAGCTTATCCTCGGGCAAAGCTTCCGCTCTCGCATGATCCAAGCCCAACTGTGCCGCCAGCGCATCCACGGCGGTTTGCCTGTCGCCACTGAGTACATGTAACTGCAAGCCTTGTTGCCGAAGCTCGTACAACATTTCGGCCACATTGGGTTTGATTTGGTCGCTCAACAAAAATACGGCCTGAAACCCGCGTGTATTGCCTAAAGCCACCAAACCGCCGTCATGTTCGATGACAGAAAGACGGTTCGGAAGCGCCCCGGCAATCTCGGCTACGAACACCACCCGGCCAAGCGACCATAATAATGTCTCACCGTTAATTGTCAGCATTGCGCTCACGCCATGACCGACACGGTTCAGGCGTTGCTCTGCCGTTATCTGCAAACTCTCTTCAGACGGCATCTCAAGAATGGCTTTGGCTATCGGGTGTTCCGACTGCACTTCCAACTGGCGCGCTATCTGTACGGCCTCCGCTTCGGACCAGTTTCCGAAAAGACGGGTTGCCACCACATTCAGACGGCCTTCCGTGAGTGTACCGGTTTTATCGAACACAACATCCGTTACCTGCGACAAACCTTCCAAACTATGACTGCCACCCACTAACACGCCGTCTGAAGCCAAGCTGCCGGTAGAGGCTGCCAATGCGGTCGGCGTAGCCAACGAAAGCGCACACGGACAAGTAATCACCAAAAGCGAAACCGTAATCCATAGCGCCGTCGTCATATCCGCATACAAGCTCCAACCGATAAATACGGGTACGGCCATCACCAACAAGCCGAATACAAACGAAGAAGCATATTTATCGGCCAGTTCCGCCAAGCGCGGCTTTTGCGCCAATGCGCGGTCAAGCAGGCGAACGATATGCGACAAACGGGTATTACCGCCTACTTGGCGGGTTTTAACCACCAAAGGACTGGCCGTATTAAGCGTGCCGGCGACTACTTGGCTGCCGGTTTGTTTCAGCACAGGCAAGCTCTCACCGGTTAGTATCGCTTCGTTTACTTCGCTTTCACCCTGCAATACTTCGCCGTCTACCGGAATCACCTCGCCCGGGCGCACAAGTATCACGTCATCAACCGCAAGCTGAACCACTGCCGCCTCTTCCACTTCTTCACTTGCAGGATAACCGGGCAAGCGGTGGCAAAAGGCAGGTACAAGTTTCACCAGCCGTTCGGTGGCATCACTGGCTTTACGGCGCGCCACCTGCTCCATGTAGCGGCCGCTAAGCAGAAAGAATACGAACATGGCAATCGATTCGAAATACATGCCCTGCCCAGCATTGCTGAGCAGCGCATACATGCCCGCTACCAATGTCAACAGCAATGCAATCGTTACGGGCGTATCCATGCCCACCCTGCGGTTGCGTAAATCGCGCCATGCGCCTTGATAAAACGGTACGGCCGAATACAACATCACCGGCAATACCATAAAGAACGAAGCCCAATGCAGCAATTTAAGAAACTGCGGTTCGATATCGTTATAAAGATAAGTCGGCACGGCAAACATCATCGTCTGCATCATACCCAAGCCTGCCACAGCCAAACGGATCAACGCCTGCTTACGTTTCTTTTGGGCGGCGGCTTCCTGTTTTTGGGCATCATACGGCGCGGCGGTATAACCGGTAGATTGAATACGGAGCAAAATATCCGATAAAGCCACACGGTTATTATCCCAACTAACCC
It encodes:
- a CDS encoding heavy metal translocating P-type ATPase → MSRETCFHCGLEVPENLHLTIRYEEREEPACCAGCQAVAQSIIDAGLGSYYKQRTADAKQAALPPDEVLAQIRLYDLPEVQQGFVEQGEGDSREAVLMLGGITCAACVWLIEQQLLRLSGVLRVDLNYSTERVRVSWDNNRVALSDILLRIQSTGYTAAPYDAQKQEAAAQKKRKQALIRLAVAGLGMMQTMMFAVPTYLYNDIEPQFLKLLHWASFFMVLPVMLYSAVPFYQGAWRDLRNRRVGMDTPVTIALLLTLVAGMYALLSNAGQGMYFESIAMFVFFLLSGRYMEQVARRKASDATERLVKLVPAFCHRLPGYPASEEVEEAAVVQLAVDDVILVRPGEVIPVDGEVLQGESEVNEAILTGESLPVLKQTGSQVVAGTLNTASPLVVKTRQVGGNTRLSHIVRLLDRALAQKPRLAELADKYASSFVFGLLVMAVPVFIGWSLYADMTTALWITVSLLVITCPCALSLATPTALAASTGSLASDGVLVGGSHSLEGLSQVTDVVFDKTGTLTEGRLNVVATRLFGNWSEAEAVQIARQLEVQSEHPIAKAILEMPSEESLQITAEQRLNRVGHGVSAMLTINGETLLWSLGRVVFVAEIAGALPNRLSVIEHDGGLVALGNTRGFQAVFLLSDQIKPNVAEMLYELRQQGLQLHVLSGDRQTAVDALAAQLGLDHARAEALPEDKLAYVETLQRQNRKVLMVGDGINDAPVLAQADVSVAMAGGADVARDGADVVLLNDDMTVLPKIIEQARRTRTIIRQNLVWASLYNVIAVPLAVFGFVTPWIAALGMSLSSLLVVSNTLRLLKKGKRYPA